The Harpia harpyja isolate bHarHar1 unplaced genomic scaffold, bHarHar1 primary haplotype scaffold_55, whole genome shotgun sequence DNA window CTTCACATCAGGTGCAGGGCTGCTTCACAGGTGTCCCCAAACAGCCCTGACCACAtcctttgcttcccttttcatttccctctgcccAAGCTGTTCTCTGCTACCCTCCAATAGAATAGCCTGCCATGATAATCCTTTCCCCATTGGCCCTGCACCTCTTGTTTTGTACCCTCTTATAGTACTTCTGAGATGGTTGCTGTAATGTTTATGACCATGGGTGTCACTCAGTTAACCACATCGTTGTCTTTCTCTACCCGTAGTGTCCTGCAGTTCCCCATATTGCTATCTTGCCAGAGGCATTGGCCCACAAATCTTAAATGTTGACACATTGGAGTTTCTGTCCAGAGGCACTTTCACGCCCTTGTGgctttggccaacagaaacctcctGAAGTTTTTCAAGGGGAAGGGGGCAAGGTCTGCACTGGGAGCGGAATAAACCCCATGATGTTTCAGCCAACCTGACCCTGGAACTGGCGATACCCCACCCTTTGCTGGGAGGCTGGACCAGAGATCCCAGCACTCCCTTTCCCAACAACCCTTCCATAAGCCTCTGCCTTGCAGTGTGCCCCAGGAGAAAGGATTCAGCTGGAGGTGGGGGTCTCTACAGCAGAGGGTCATAGGACAACTCAGGGTGGAATGGTCATGTACTCAGGAGGTCTCAAGTTCTACCTTTGATTCCAAGCAGGGCCAGCCAGCCCTCAGGTCCGAGCAGATTGCTCCATGAATGTCAGCATCCCTGTACAGAGTCTGCACATGGgccaggcatcgaggccaccattacggAAATGGAGACAAGGCATTTGACCAGCTCCTTGAACCCAGGAATCGGTATGCCGTGCCTCCTGAGATTCCTGGGAACACCTAAGCTTtatgtgcagaggagtgtgagtCCTCTTTTGGTGTCCTGGGCAGTCTCCTGGCAAATGCGGAGCTTCAGGCTGTGAAGAGAATCCAAAGAATCTTTTTGACTAGGTTAGTTTCATTTTACATGTTGAGATGCAGGACAGATGAAAGGAGCTCAGAGCTTCCAGGGTCTCTGCTGCACAATTTGGACTTCAGAGACTGGAAATGTGGGTAACAGTGTTGTGTTAGTGTACACCACAGGGCAATGTTGGCTTCCTTTGTGCCTTTGCACTAATCTGGGATGTGTCCCTCTGCCGCCTTTGGCTAAAAAAGAAACATCTCCCCTcttccatctccctctcctccacaaaacagggagaaaagataTGAAGCAGGCATAATTTAAAGGGCAATGCTGTCTAAGAAGTGTAACATGTAAATGATAACAAAGAGCTAGCCGTGAGAGAAAAACGACTGCTTTAAGAACTCATGCCAGAGGCTAACTACCGAGAACTTATGGCTCTTTTGTCATGTGAAAACGAATGTTGGGAATGAAATGAAAGTGCTTTAATTAATCATAATGAAGAATAAGAAGGAATTCCCTTACAGCACTGTGCTGTTACTGTTCTTAGCGATAGCACTACTAATTCCACAACATCCTTGagagctgctttatttttctcatttccaaagcTCAGCCTGCTCAGAACATCCAAGGACTACCTCAAATCTCTGAAGCCCAAATCTCTCCAACCTTCTCTCATCCACACGCTTTTACCCCACGACACTTCTCACCATCACTTCAATACACTGCCCAGTCTCTATTTTGCAGCTGGGTGCAGTCAGGGTATGCCCTTGCAAAGCCTTCCCTTCAAAAGTCTTTCCTATGTGCTAATCCCACTGGTGTCACCTCATGCTGTGtaccgctccttcctccttctgaAAAGCTCCATTGGATGggcagttttcctgtttctgtccTATCCATTCACCTTCGCAATCTTTTTGTATTGTATGCATATCAAATATTGTCTCAGGAAACACATTTATCCCCTCCCAGCATCAGCCATTTCCAATTGCAGGCTGAGATATTGCCCCTCTTGGAGCAGACATTGTGTAAAGCTGCTCCATATGTGGAAACACACTTCAGTGCTGCACAGGCATATGGGCTAAAAACCCCCACCAGGCTAGTTTTTCAAAGAGACAGTTTCAGAGTGGCAAAGCAGATTCCGTACATAaatgcttgtgctggttttggctgggagagagttcaTTTTCTCCATAGATGCTTGtgtgggactatgttttggatttttgctgaaaacagtgttgataacacagggatgttttagtttctgctgagcagtgcttgcacaatgtcaaggccttttctgcttctcacgccgccctgccagcgagtaggctgggggtgcacaagaagttgggaggggacacagctgggacagctgaccccaactgactaaagggatatcccagaccatatgtcatcgtgctcagcaataaaagctggcagaagaagtaaggggtgggggggtgttggagtgatggcgtttgtcttcccaagtaactgttatgcatgatggagccctgctttcctggagatgggtgAAGACCTGCCTGCTGATAGGAAGGAGTGAAtgaattctttcttttgttttgattgtgtgcccagcttttgctttacctatttaaCTGCCTTTaactcaacccaccagttttctcacttttcctcttccaattctctcccccacctcaccGCTGCGGACTGAGCGAGTAACTctgtagtgcttagttgcctcttggtgttaaaccatgacaaacagaTACTCCACAGCTCTCTGGGATGCTGTTCCAGTGCTGGACTGTCCCCCTGgtgatctttttttattattctttatgtCAAGATAGTCAAGCATTACACAACTCAGTGCAAGACATCGTAGCAGGGGAAGATGACGTTCatgtcttttaacattttttagcTGGTTGCACGCAGGGACACTGTAGATAGTCCATGGGGTCTAGCAAGTGATTTTTCAAACCTGAAGGTAGTCATCTCTTCGTCGGTTGTGTCACCCTCTGGGCTTCATTGACTACAGACCATGCTTTGACTATTTCCCTTTCATATTACATAGGTCAGACACAGCTTGAAGTAGctgtttgcattaaaatacttAGGGGCACTGAAGATGCTCTAGAGTACAAAGATATTGTGGGGGGGCATGACCTAACAGGAGTGCCTCAGGACACCTTTCCCCTTCTTGAGGAGGATGAAAGCCAGGCTGGACATGTAGTTTTCTTTGAGCAAATATGGGATGCTTTTGTTCAGGCAACCACGTACCCCAGTGGAACATCTGGGACTATTTGGGACTATATTTCACATACCCCGTAGTATCACTTTGTCTGTAGGAGTCTCCTCAAGGCAATTCTCACTTCCTTATTCCTCAGGCTATAGATGACAGGGTTAAACGTGGGGGTCACAACTGTGTAAAGCAGGGCAAGGTATTTGTCAGCATCTGCAGAATCTCTTGACCGTTGCTTTAAGTAGGTGACTGTGGCTGAGCAGTAGAAGAGCATCACAACCCCGAGGTGCGAAGAGCAGGTGGAAGAGGTTTTGTGCCTGCCCAGAGCTGAAGGTATTTTCAGAATTGCCCTGATAATTTGAATGTAAGAAATAACTattaaggagaagggaaggattgCAAATACCAGGATGATGGTGTACAGCATCACTTGGTGCCAGAAAGTGTCAGCACAGGCCAGTTCCAGCAGAGGGGGATCATCACAGAAAAAGTGGTGAAGGTCATGGGATGCACAGAAGGGCAAAGTGAACACCTGGTAGGTCTGTCCGACTTGCACTGGAATGACAGCCATCCACGACCCCACCACCAGTCTGATGCAGAGACCCCTGCTCATGATGAGGGTATAGTGCAGGGGGTCACATCTGGCTgtgtagcggtcgtaggccatggcAGCCAGGAGAAGGCATTCGATGCTGCccaacaaaaccaggaaatacagctgggcagcacagccaaGGAAGGAGATCCGGCCATCTTCCATCAGGAAACCCACCAGCATTTTTGGCAGAGTGACCGACGTGTAGCAGACCTCCAGGAAGGACAAGTTCCTCAGGAAGAAATACATGGGGCTGTGGAGGCTTGAGTCCACCACTGTGATGAGAGCAATCAGGCTGTTCCCTGTGAGGACCACAAGGTAGATGACCAGGAATACTGCGAAGCACAGGCCCTGCAAGCTGGAGTGGTCAGAAAATCCCAGAAGAATGAATCCAGATCCAACAGTGTGATTCTCCAAGCCTTTTCTTTGGGACATTTTCCCTATACAGAGCAATCCAAACAACAGGCTCTTAGAGGATGCTGATGGCCTGTCCACCATCACACACACTTCAAGCCTAGAGAAAGACTACAAACATCCGCATACAGGTGATTGCAGGGTTAGGCGAGCTTGACCAAGATCGGCATGAATGTTTGCAAATCTAACACGGGTTGCTTGCTGCAGGGAGGTTTGTAAAGAGAGGAGAGAACAGAATCCTTGACCCTGAATGACTGGGTTTTGtcatctgcagaaaagaaacttgACTTTCTTTTTTAGAGAATAGAATACCTGGTGACAGctgagaaaaaaggcagaaaagggatAAATACTAGCCACTTCAGTAACAGTATTGCTTACATTCCTTGTCCGGATCTTGTAAGAGCTGCTTTTAGTGTAAGACAATTAAGAAGAAATAGGGtgcaaaggaggaaagggaggaaaaagggaaaggcagagcaaGGCAAGGCATGACTTGACTCTTAGACCTTAGTGAGAGAGGTCAGTCCCAGCTCTCCTCGCTCACATGTAAGAGCTCACCCCCTGATGTTGTGTCCACACACAAAGATCTGGGATACTATCTTAGATTCGAAGCATTAATTTTTACATGGTGAAGGGTGAATCCCATCAGAAGTAAAACAAGCTGCTATCTGCCAGTGAATCCAGTGACACTGAGGCATGCATGGGACATTTTAACAAGACAGATCAGCAGCAGTTTATGCATAAATCACAAGTTTTCAGGGTGCTAAAAGACATTCTTATGCAAGCAATCAAATAGCTTCATGCAGTTTTCAGTCATACAGAGAAGAAAGTGACCAAAAGTGGGTGATGGCCCCACGGTACCCCATTTTCCTGAACAGGTCAGGCTTTTATAACTTCTGAATGAGTCCTGGATAATTCTGCATTCTTaaacttgctgctctgtcacCTGGGTTTCTGAAGCGCTTACAAATCCAGCTGAGGGCCCATTCGCTCTGATCCCAAGCCTGCAATGCTTCCCAGTCCCCTGCAAGCCCTCGTAGAGGCAGAGCAATGCTCTTGCTGCCTGGGGAACTGAGCCTTCCCTTTGCATTTCTCACCTTCCCAGAGCATAAAGACTTCTTGCTGGACACACTTGAAGGATGTGAGCTGTAAGCAAGCAGCACTGCACTAGCGGGTCACTTCTTAGGAAGAAGTGACTCAGCTGAAAGATGTTTAAGACTCTTGGTCTGACATGGGGAAGCAATAGCCTCTTCCAGGCAGGGGACTGAGGATGCTGGCTGTGTCTCTCCAGCTATCAATAACACCCTTTGAGAAGTCTTCTTAAACTCGGACGCATTAATGATGATGAGAACAACAGGTCAGAAAACATGTGATAAAAGCATTCAGATTAGCCAAGTGAAAATTGCACGGCAGTTTTCTCACAAGAAAAATTGGAATTCACAAAAACACGTGGTCCTAATACTTTGATTGTTTTTCCAAGGTattcctgcctttttcctgtgAGTTTTATCTATCTCCTAAGGGTGCCATTCAACATTTACAAGTTAACATCAGGGTTTGCGTGAGGCAAAAGTCACCATGATTGTTTCCTAATCTGCCTACTTATTCATataaatgtacagaaaaatgaaatacttctattttctgaaaaaaaaaccctgtgacttacccacatttattttaaattaatgctttAACTCAAAGCTACCACTTACATGCAGATTATCCACATACCAGCATTTCCTGCTTGTTTCAAAATGTTCTCAAGCCTACAGCCTATTCTTTTTAACTCTCAGATGTGTCAGTGCTTCCCAAGATCACAGGTAGAGCACAGTTCAGCCTAGCTTTGCTCACGGGAAACTGCCAGAGTACTTCTTACGTGGTGACTATCTTACAGGTAGCATTTCTCAAAGCTGAAGGATGCCCATTCCAGTGAGCTCAGCCAAGCTGGATAGatgcctgcagctgcttctggtaGTGTCTGTGCTGACGCACTATCTCCATATTCCAGGGCATGCCAAAAGGGATTTACCGTTGCCAGGAGCCAAGAGGCAGGAACACGCTCCTCAGTCCATgatgctgcaggaggcagtgcTTACCTTTTTTCGCTCCTTCTTTCCCCTGGAAACCACCTGGGTATGGTTCTCCGGACACCTCTCTGTCACTCTCACCTGGTTATAAGACAGTTAGTAAGCAGCCTCAGGAGAGAAGGTGGGGACGCCGGTGCTGCCACTGCTCCTCCCTGGATGCCCACGGCACCATGAATGATTTGAGAAAGACTGTCAGAAGCATGGGCGTTAGCCTGACTAGCAACTTCCAGCATAACTATAGGTCTTTAAACAGTAGAAAAACTGAGGCGTGAGGTTTAGCTGCTCAAAGGACAAGTGGCAAACTTgtggaaggaaaaccaaaccaaaccaaaaaggcaagcagaaaatAAGCCTATTCAACCTGTGCTTAACTTCCCTGTGCAGCAACAGAAAAGGCCTCTCTGTACCTCCACCTCCCCGGGTCCCATGTTATCCTCAAGGCGGAGGTGGCCCTGAGAGCTTGAACTCTGTTCTACGGAAGAAAGTGAAGATGGTCTTCAAGAACATGGACAAAGGGCAATGAACTAAATTTGAGATGGGCCATgagagacatttttctttgatGCAGCTAAATCTGCTTCTGAAGAGGAGCGCCCTAATCTTCCTAGGTATTTAGTGCTGAGAGAGAAAGGTGAAATTTGTGACTGCCAGCTAACAGAAACTTCTCCATAAGGAGATTCAAATGGTAATTAGCAGGTCCAGTGGGTCATTTAGCTCTTTTTCCTGCTGAGGAGGATGACACTGTTGAGTAGTTTTAGCCTGCTTTCAGTTCATTCTGTTATTTTGGGTATCTCTCTTGAAAATCAGCCCACAGCCTTTCTTCCACCAAGATGCTGCTCCTCTAATGATGGGAGAAGGGAGTGTTCCTTGGAGGTTTCCCCTGTATGGGGACACTGTGACCACAGATGAACTCCCTAGCTCTCTCCGAGGCTGGTCAGCACAATTTTGTCACATCTTTAAGCTGTGACCTAATCTGTAGAGGGGAAACTAGCTCTAGGAAGCTGGCTTCCTAAGGAAGAAGACAtcccttttttctgctgttcatgCCTGCCTGTGTATGTAGAGAAGCCATGTGGGCTTTCCAGAGTCAGGGTGCCACTAGCATGTGCTCCTCTGTTACTGCTCCCTGCAGACACTGTACAGGAGAGCCCTGTACAGTTGATTTGTTGATCTCATAAAACTGAATACTTTGTTGGGCAGAAGAAGCCTCTCTCACTTCCCTGACACCTTGAAGCTTCATCACAAGCAGATCCCATCACAGGTGGCCTCAGCTAAGCCTGCAggatttctctgcctcctccctgcccataccatcaggtatttttctttttactccctAGCACTCGGTGCTGGTACCGCATGAGAAGGGAAGGTGCTGGGAGCAGCGGCTGTAGCAGTGGAGCTGTTAGCAAAGGGGCTGAGAGGTTCCTAGCAGCCAAAGTCCACCTCAAAACACAAACTCAAGAGCACTGGGGCTGTTTCCAGCCAGACTGACCTTTTCCTGGTGATGGATCTGTCTGCAGGGATTACACAAACCCCACGTGCGATCCCAGAATTGCTCATGGGGGCAGAAGGGAATGAAGTCCACACATATATACCATGGTGCGAACACGCGCACCCCTACTCCTGCAAGTCCCAACACACTGTCCACACCACATGTGCGCACGCACGTACGGAGATCTCACATTTCTCATTCAAAAGGATCCTAAGGCACGGTCAGGACTGCTCACCAgcactgtgcacacacacaccccccacgtTGTCACCTGTacacaaacacaggcacacaAAGCACACTTACTTCACAACCCACACACAAACCGCAGGCTGACCCACCTGGagaggagagctttaaactaaGAACAAGAGGGGAAGGCAATGGTGACCCGCAGCcaagtggggaaggggaggactTGGTTGGAATGCAAAGGGTGCTGGGTGATGTTGACAGGAGAGACCTTGAAAACCAGAAGAACGGGGCTCGGGGGGCCCCCCTCAAGTGTATGCAAACAAGTCAGGCAGTGCCAAGAGGGCAGCGAGGTGGAGGAAGCTCTCAAG harbors:
- the LOC128138550 gene encoding olfactory receptor 10AG1-like is translated as MSQRKGLENHTVGSGFILLGFSDHSSLQGLCFAVFLVIYLVVLTGNSLIALITVVDSSLHSPMYFFLRNLSFLEVCYTSVTLPKMLVGFLMEDGRISFLGCAAQLYFLVLLGSIECLLLAAMAYDRYTARCDPLHYTLIMSRGLCIRLVVGSWMAVIPVQVGQTYQVFTLPFCASHDLHHFFCDDPPLLELACADTFWHQVMLYTIILVFAILPFSLIVISYIQIIRAILKIPSALGRHKTSSTCSSHLGVVMLFYCSATVTYLKQRSRDSADADKYLALLYTVVTPTFNPVIYSLRNKEVRIALRRLLQTK